In Garciella nitratireducens DSM 15102, one genomic interval encodes:
- the yqeB gene encoding selenium-dependent molybdenum cofactor biosynthesis protein YqeB, which translates to MKNLIVLRGGGDIASGIAHRLVRSGFPVIILETDQPTMVRRTVSFAQGIYDGEMMVEGITGKKVNTTKEALQIMDKSTIPLLIDPKAECISDLRPTVVVDAILAKKNIGTTIDMAPIVIGVGPGFYVGKDVHAVIETKRGHDLGRVLLQGQAIADTGIPGNIGGYTIERVLRAPKKGIFYAIKKIGDQVQKGEAVAKIDGEIVYASISGVLRGLLQNGILVSSGFKIGDIDPRAEVKHCYTISDKARSIGGGVLEALLYLKNR; encoded by the coding sequence ATATTGCTTCGGGAATCGCACATCGATTAGTTCGAAGTGGTTTTCCAGTTATTATTTTAGAAACGGATCAACCTACTATGGTAAGAAGAACTGTGTCTTTTGCTCAAGGAATTTACGATGGAGAAATGATGGTTGAGGGAATTACTGGGAAAAAGGTAAATACTACTAAGGAGGCCCTACAAATCATGGATAAAAGTACAATTCCTTTATTGATAGATCCTAAAGCAGAATGCATTTCTGATCTAAGACCTACAGTGGTAGTGGATGCAATTTTAGCTAAGAAAAATATAGGAACTACTATAGATATGGCTCCTATTGTGATAGGAGTAGGACCGGGTTTTTATGTAGGAAAAGATGTTCATGCAGTAATAGAAACCAAACGGGGACATGATTTAGGAAGGGTTCTTTTACAAGGACAAGCTATTGCAGATACTGGAATTCCAGGAAATATAGGTGGATATACCATTGAAAGAGTATTAAGAGCACCAAAGAAAGGAATTTTTTATGCAATTAAAAAGATTGGAGATCAGGTACAAAAAGGAGAAGCAGTAGCAAAAATAGATGGGGAAATAGTATATGCTTCTATTTCTGGAGTTTTAAGAGGGTTATTACAAAATGGAATTTTAGTTTCTTCTGGTTTTAAAATAGGGGATATTGATCCTAGAGCGGAAGTAAAACATTGTTATACCATTTCTGATAAAGCTCGTTCTATAGGGGGAGGAGTATTAGAAGCACTATTATATCTTAAAAATAGATAG
- a CDS encoding XdhC family protein, translating into MNFYESIQYLDKNKDNRILTILTGKYKGEKLILSEGKVLYNSNDKIHWEYVLDALLDQKTQMLTIQGEKIFIEYLGKNYKVVICGAGHVALSTISLCKLLDLPVTVIDDRPSFTNKAIEVGADNIICESFESALDKIPGDKSTFFVIVTRGHRFDQLCLEKILKKESAYVGMMGSKVRVRRIFKELEEKGIAKEKLDQIYSPIGLKIGAETPAEIAVSIAAQIIEIKQKIKGSSSYDAEILNAILGDKYRKIPKALVTIVSRKGSAPRKVGTKMMVLSDGSIIGTVGGGCVEANLRQKALECISKQSFELVQEDMTGTQEEEGMVCGGIIEAFIEPIPFFE; encoded by the coding sequence ATGAATTTTTATGAGAGTATTCAATATTTAGATAAAAATAAAGATAATAGAATATTGACTATTTTAACAGGAAAATATAAAGGAGAAAAATTGATTCTTTCTGAAGGAAAAGTTCTTTATAATAGCAATGACAAAATTCATTGGGAATATGTTTTAGATGCTCTTCTCGATCAAAAGACACAAATGTTAACAATACAGGGAGAAAAAATTTTTATAGAATATCTAGGAAAAAATTATAAGGTAGTAATTTGTGGAGCAGGACATGTAGCTCTTTCTACTATTTCCTTATGTAAGCTTTTAGATTTACCTGTAACTGTAATTGATGATCGACCTAGTTTTACTAATAAAGCGATAGAGGTAGGAGCAGATAATATTATTTGTGAATCTTTTGAAAGTGCTTTAGATAAAATACCAGGAGATAAAAGTACTTTTTTTGTTATTGTGACTCGAGGACATCGCTTTGATCAGTTGTGCTTAGAAAAGATTTTGAAAAAAGAAAGCGCTTATGTAGGAATGATGGGAAGTAAGGTTAGAGTAAGAAGGATATTCAAAGAATTAGAGGAAAAAGGAATTGCAAAGGAAAAGCTTGATCAAATCTATAGTCCCATTGGATTAAAGATAGGAGCAGAAACCCCTGCAGAAATTGCGGTATCTATTGCAGCTCAAATCATAGAAATAAAACAAAAAATAAAGGGAAGCAGTAGTTATGATGCGGAAATATTAAATGCTATTTTAGGGGATAAGTATAGAAAAATACCTAAGGCTTTGGTCACGATTGTTTCTAGAAAGGGATCTGCTCCTAGAAAAGTGGGAACTAAAATGATGGTTTTATCTGATGGATCGATAATAGGAACTGTAGGAGGAGGTTGTGTTGAAGCAAATCTTCGACAAAAAGCATTAGAATGTATTTCAAAACAAAGTTTTGAATTAGTACAAGAGGATATGACAGGAACGCAAGAAGAAGAAGGAATGGTTTGTGGTGGTATCATTGAAGCTTTTATTGAGCCGATTCCTTTTTTTGAATAA
- a CDS encoding molybdopterin-binding protein, whose protein sequence is MKRIKTIDAVGHVLCHDITQIIKDQKKGVVFKKGHVVREEDIPILLSVGKENLYVWEKQEGMLHEDEGAQILCEICKNEYMISTEAREGKIEIFAQRDGLFKLDIDRLYQINNLGDMIIATRHGNTSVKKGDKLAGTRVIPLIIEEEKMKKAQQIANNKPIMKLLPFRHKKVGIVTTGSEVYKGRIKDTFGPVIIEKLEEYDTEILGQTLVDDDRIMIVDSIMKYIEKGADLVICTGGMSVDPDDRTPAAIRDTGAEIITYGAPVLPGAMLLLSYYKDGQRKIPILGLPGCVMYSKRTVFDILLPRIMADDPIAKSDISKLGVGGLCLNCEICIYPNCGFGKGI, encoded by the coding sequence ATGAAACGAATTAAAACAATAGATGCAGTAGGACATGTACTTTGCCATGATATTACCCAGATTATTAAAGATCAAAAAAAAGGGGTTGTTTTTAAAAAAGGACATGTGGTGAGAGAAGAGGATATTCCTATTTTACTTTCAGTAGGAAAAGAAAATTTATATGTATGGGAGAAACAAGAAGGAATGCTTCATGAAGATGAAGGAGCTCAAATTTTATGTGAAATTTGTAAAAATGAGTATATGATTTCTACGGAAGCTAGAGAAGGGAAAATAGAGATTTTTGCACAAAGAGATGGTTTATTTAAATTGGATATAGATCGACTTTATCAAATTAATAATTTAGGAGATATGATTATTGCAACAAGACATGGGAATACGTCAGTAAAAAAAGGAGATAAATTAGCCGGAACTAGAGTCATTCCTTTAATTATAGAAGAAGAAAAAATGAAAAAAGCACAACAAATTGCCAACAACAAACCGATTATGAAGCTTCTTCCTTTTCGACATAAAAAAGTGGGAATTGTGACTACAGGAAGTGAGGTGTATAAGGGAAGGATTAAGGATACTTTTGGCCCAGTGATTATAGAAAAATTGGAAGAATACGATACAGAAATTTTAGGACAAACTTTAGTAGATGATGATAGAATAATGATTGTAGATTCTATTATGAAATATATTGAGAAAGGAGCAGATTTAGTTATATGTACAGGAGGAATGAGTGTGGATCCTGATGATCGTACTCCAGCAGCAATACGAGATACTGGGGCGGAGATCATTACCTATGGAGCTCCTGTTTTGCCTGGTGCGATGCTTTTACTATCTTATTATAAGGATGGTCAGAGAAAGATACCGATTTTAGGATTGCCTGGTTGTGTAATGTATTCGAAAAGAACTGTTTTTGATATTCTCTTACCAAGGATTATGGCAGATGATCCTATTGCAAAATCTGATATTTCAAAATTAGGTGTAGGGGGACTTTGCTTAAATTGTGAAATTTGTATTTATCCCAATTGTGGATTTGGGAAAGGAATATAG
- a CDS encoding Crp/Fnr family transcriptional regulator, whose amino-acid sequence MKNEALFSMLTQEDRKFLKNHMEQRTYKKGEIIFTPLDQCNHLSIILDGEVKLCKYSADGQEQILSFLGVGDVFGEAIVFQGDPYVVTVIAERETTVQMIHRDVLLTLTQRNENFTLAFFQEFTKKIKLLNNKIEMLSLKNIKQKIARYLLNLSKEQRSSTIRLPYSKQKIAFLLGTSREVLSRNFSEMEREGYIQSKGRNIFLLNILELESIGIQ is encoded by the coding sequence ATGAAAAATGAGGCTTTATTTTCAATGTTAACTCAGGAGGACCGAAAATTTCTTAAAAATCATATGGAGCAGAGAACTTATAAAAAGGGTGAAATTATATTTACTCCTTTAGATCAGTGCAATCATTTAAGCATAATCCTTGATGGAGAGGTAAAATTATGTAAATATTCAGCAGATGGACAAGAGCAAATCCTTTCTTTTTTAGGAGTAGGAGATGTATTTGGAGAAGCCATTGTTTTTCAAGGAGATCCTTATGTAGTTACAGTGATAGCTGAACGAGAAACCACAGTACAAATGATTCATAGAGATGTACTACTTACACTTACTCAAAGAAATGAAAATTTTACTTTAGCATTTTTTCAGGAATTTACTAAAAAAATTAAGTTGCTTAATAATAAGATAGAGATGCTTTCTCTAAAAAATATAAAACAAAAAATTGCTAGATATCTTTTAAATCTTTCAAAAGAACAAAGAAGTTCTACGATTAGATTACCTTATTCTAAACAGAAGATTGCTTTTTTACTAGGAACTTCTCGAGAAGTACTTTCTAGAAATTTTAGTGAGATGGAAAGAGAAGGTTATATACAATCTAAAGGAAGAAATATTTTTTTATTGAATATTTTAGAATTGGAAAGTATAGGAATCCAATAA